From Arachis stenosperma cultivar V10309 chromosome 2, arast.V10309.gnm1.PFL2, whole genome shotgun sequence, one genomic window encodes:
- the LOC130963051 gene encoding uncharacterized protein LOC130963051, with the protein MSSSFPSCDERSVASALLLLQTTSPILSFSTPKSSSDSKYSVPEGSRSRSKSLRDRSVSCASDRILASASSVTNDNGVSSGEEEEEKPIKPRCVSFLSATARYHQMKFKIVRKIRSKVIWTASCSGHRKPKASTASEVSSGSLSGDASSSLSSSSSARSLRYANRVRSKSVRVAAIRHEEEPPPQQQQQLKREKNARGSPHLRRRGEAILKLLTVGGCSELRIRQMLGDSPDTSKALRM; encoded by the exons ATGTCATCGTCGTTCCCCAGCTGCGATGAACGATCGGTTGCATCTGCTCTTCTTCTGCTCCAAACCACTTCGCCGATTCTTTCCTTCTCCACTCCAAA GTCAAGCTCTGATTCCAAATATTCGGTTCCAGAAggaagcagaagcagaagcaaGAGCCTTAGAGATCGCTCGGTTTCGTGTGCTTCCGATAGGATTTTAGCTTCGGCTTCTTCGGTCACAAACGACAATGGCGTTTCCTCcggagaagaggaagaggagaagccGATCAAACCGCGTTGCGTTTCGTTCCTCTCAGCCACCGCTCGTTACCATCAGATGAAGTTTAAG ATTGTGAGGAAGATCCGATCGAAGGTCATTTGGACAGCATCATGCTCCGGCCACCGGAAACCAAAGGCCAGTACGGCTTCGGAAGTATCCTCCGGTTCTCTCTCTGGTGACGCCTCGTCGAGTTTGTCCAGCAGCTCGAGCGCACGAAGCTTGCGCTACGCTAACAGAGTCAGAAGCAAAAGTGTGAGGGTCGCTGCGATTAGACACGAGGAGGAGCCGCCGccgcagcagcagcagcagctgAAGCGCGAGAAGAACGCCCGGGGTTCGCCGCACCTTCGCCGGCGAGGGGAAGCAATATTGAAGCTTCTCACTGTCGGCGGTTGCTCGGAATTGAGGATCCGTCAGATGCTCGGTGACAGCCCTGACACAAGCAAAGCTCTTCGAATgtga